Proteins from one Acropora muricata isolate sample 2 chromosome 9, ASM3666990v1, whole genome shotgun sequence genomic window:
- the LOC136928156 gene encoding uncharacterized protein isoform X7, with protein sequence MLRQVAYQQFYVFCVLFGFGKAYEEIGVSSYLQENVDHMSDTGMTLVKVWSVSSSRHGTFLSSGTGENAFHDTFKIPKPGIYFVALNLMIANVRDGFLIASLVINNDFEATSGIDGIFGNASLNGSLSLLGFLRLYQNDFLSLYLRGSGGTLLRDSTFSVLYMSSIGSVPGFHTLLSRDQIIQNQVKSRIENLRASGSKGLFVMRSGTSPSIGMFCAILEGIHKFTSNINIQSKGNPTRCALSFQLNSNVTLLRKFSSGVWKYSIGVSGVFDLHRGDCVELQIEVISGGDLIVKSGSSFSGLFLGIRSAVDTQFSVTLPGGNIPVGWNRMENWTMISSIRNFKSENAYSTLNNNVFTCDSEGLFLVTALVNVNSTFSFRLLVSVGGSVRDSSSGQLIAWTKSSGVDSLIVSGVVELGKGVTVSVYIHCGDCDGVIIDGLFSVVMITPDWPGVSASLKDTVNLKLSGWTKLTRWKTSVVPGSFSFDNAFSPTDGVYRTRVDGTYFLSCNAIFIGQGKGNLSLIIAIDDSLNEGSGLFSHNENPRGDVTLNVAGSIRLIKNQTVSVFVATTEPKAWNISSDTGFSVALVGSECLYVPGLFAVKSDEALSPSSSNGEIGGWKTIHIFDSQLERNGTQWNPTSGRFKADEDGFYLVAANLLVRHSGSSKVIMNVLLDDGQRQQIALATFHPLDPRGGQYVNTLTIAGITRLKAEQTISLNITVGPSLEVLPNSSFSVVLTSFWKSYYAAGFVSHTTSSSSNGGVYDWSTTVSKRIFKKRYFPVDIMDSGLYFLQSLVAVRVSKKYTVFSHVEIDEKPVSSGFTSLMRAPAVKTRFFLGAFGVLYLRKGQKVSLFTGYVEPGESFGNRAGSVFSMARLLAPAQQPGLFQTLKHVQRNSLHCGEPVISYSSTAGDQLAYVQGNVFNPNTTLQGYGDLTTPLTGTYLVSLIFTVSGKVPESFTACIGSRKCAECYVQVSGALSQYHNTYGLVGLVGITAHELISFCFKSNHTSFTLMSAKRSVHYLSGLNVNKTFELRHRSVAFPSSGWNELTEWKTKSGQLLQRVHVVVGGLYVLCANLGMKAAVPGLVGVKFEAIGLSNVELISTLASVQADSTEWLSISVVSRLNASEVIAVSQFTSSSLLNIGDNATFFAALLTNENDNACLLLRSRKSVYDAGKWWQGIEQWAPVDQLCLSPNSDASKGRFVADIAGVYFVTAAVTVRTTSVVHESSLVELLLSVNGDTTNGNGLRATKQVPNAGYFIVLSLSATVHLEPWQTLYLMIRSTGAGSFEVVNGSTFGVALIEETKYFKNVATNIVQFDNGPQIISHPPPSMSLGDDLELAVSWTCEAVANGPVMYSWLRDKKTVTSSQNLTLLNVQEADSGRYVCMAKYDTIKVFSHLAELDVFGTTPQFESKEVTYPENRNISVQLAVRALDRQRAPANVSVSIIKGNKNGAFALSRSITKGNISLINQIPLDYEATRLYSLTLLATNLDTNKTSTANVTIILTDVNDNPPIFTSRNETSVKENVVSGTTIFQVKTVDADFGNNSIVRYHLLPGEYSGKFSIGVSSGNVTLNGELDYENTTEVFLRIQATDGKFLSNTTLFINVEDVNDNYPYFSQSSYSAVVPENISVGYIVIRVAAEDKDSGSNGKLTYSLVQGKNDTDALLKETFSVNSTNGAITSLKKIKLNASQEEFMFQVNVSDNGIPKKSVSANVTITVKDINDNPPIFISRNNTSVRENVANGTIIFQVKAVDADFGNNSIVTYHLLPGEYSGKFSIGTSSGNITLAGELDYENTTEVILRIQATDGKFVSNTTLFINVEDVNDNSPYFNESSYSAVVPENIPIGYVVIRVAAQDRDSGSNGQLTYSLQPEPHHADAKFSINATTGAITTREVLKVHNVQETYNFVVQVIDHGNPSLKSDTNLSIIVEDINDSPPEFKECKNFTSQGPVGARTTISRVSATDADYGSNADIAYSLDVLNPKVCTNEFEIVNDSKIQNLGMLDWGSNCTIKITASDGENIVFCVVALHVDKKPEETVNLAQTDELPRGTIAVIVIGIFLFITLVCLLIWYFRVHRRPRYILHHPEGQEMYKEESKGPESKGNKTTNL encoded by the exons ATGTTAAGACAGGTGGCCTATCAGCAGTTCTACGTTTTCTGTGTGTTGTTTGGTTTCGGCAAAG CTTATGAGGAGATCGGAGTTTCAAGCTACCTGCAGGAGAATGTTGATCACATGTCAGATACCGGCATGACTTTAGTGAAAGTGTGGAGTGTTTCGTCTTCTCGCCATGGAACGTTTCTGTCTTCTGGAACCGGAGAAAACGCTTTCCATGACACTTTTAAAATTCCCAAGCCTGGGATTTACTTTGTTGCTTTGAACTTGATGATCGCAAATGTACGTGATGGTTTTTTGATTGCCAGTTTGGTAATCAATAATGACTTTGAGGCGACCAGTGGAATCGACGGTATTTTCGGAAACGCAAGTTTAAATGGATCGTTGAGCCTATTGGGCTTCCTACGCCTTTATCAAAATGATTTCCTATCCTTGTACCTGCGTGGTTCTGGCGGAACATTGTTACGTGACAGTACTTTTTCGGTTCTTTACATGTCAAGCATAGGCTCTGTGCCCGGTTTTCATACTCTATTATCCCGTGACCAAATTATCCAAAATCAAGTTAAGTCTCGCATTGAGAATTTGAGAGCAAGCGGAAGCAAAGGATTATTCGTTATGCGCAGTGGAACATCGCCATCAATAGGAATGTTCTGTGCAATTTTAGAGGGCATTCACAAGTTTACATCAAACATCAATATCCAATCCAAAGGCAATCCAACGCGCTGTGCCCTCTCTTTTCAATTGAATTCAAATGTTACGCTACTTCGTAAATTTTCATCTGGAGTGTGGAAATATTCTATAGGTGTGTCTGGAGTGTTCGATTTACACCGCGGCGATTGTGTTGAACTTCAGATTGAGGTAATCAGTGGTGGGGATCTTATTGTCAAATCCGGAAGCAGTTTCTCAGGCCTCTTTCTTGGAATCAGAAGTGCCGTCGATACGCAATTCTCTGTCACCTTGCCCGGAGGGAATATACCAGTAGGATGGAACAGGATGGAAAACTGGACAATGATAAGCTCAATACGGAATTTCAAGTCAGAAAATGCGTATTCAACGCTAAATAACAACGTGTTCACTTGTGACAGCGAGGGATTGTTTTTAGTCACTGCTCTCGTAAATGTAAATTCGACGTTTTCCTTTCGTTTACTTGTATCTGTTGGCGGTTCCGTTCGCGACAGCAGTAGCGGGCAGTTGATTGCTTGGACGAAATCATCAGGGGTAGATTCGCTAATCGTAAGTGGCGTGGTTGAGCTCGGTAAGGGAGTCACTGTCAGTGTATATATCCATTGCGGTGATTGTGATGGAGTAATAATAGATGGACTTTTCAGTGTTGTCATGATTACTCCTGATTGGCCTGGTGTTTCAGCATCGCTAAAGGACACCGTAAATCTAAAATTGTCAGGATGGACGAAGTTGACACGATGGAAAACGTCAGTCGTTCCAGGTTCGTTTTCCTTCGACAACGCCTTCTCTCCAACCGACGGAGTTTATCGCACACGTGTAGATGGTACATATTTCTTGTCCTGCAATGCTATTTTCATTGGTCAAGGAAAAGGCAACTTGTCTTTAATAATAGCCATCGATGATAGCCTTAATGAAGGGAGTGGATTGTTTTCGCATAACGAAAATCCCAGAGGAGATGTTACACTAAATGTTGCTGGATCTATCAGACTGATAAAAAACCAAACTGTTTCCGTCTTCGTGGCAACCACCGAACCAAAGGCGTGGAACATTTCTAGCGATACCGGTTTCTCTGTGGCCTTGGTTGGGTCAGAGTGTCTTTATGTACCAGGATTATTTGCAG tgaaaagtGATGAGGCTCTTAGCCCTAGTTCTTCAAATGGAGAAATTGGTGGTTGGAAGACCATTCACATTTTTGACTCACAATTGGAAAGAAACGGCACGCAATGGAACCCAACGTCAGGTCGATTTAAGGCTGACGAAGATGGCTTTTACCTTGTCGCCGCAAATTTGCTAGTACGACATTCAGGTTCATCTAAAGTTATTATGAACGTATTGCTGGATGATGGTCAGAGACAGCAAATTGCATTGGCAACATTTCATCCTTTGGATCCTCGTGGTGGTCAATATGTTAATACTTTGACTATTGCAGGGATAACACGGCTCAAGGCAGAGCAGACTATCTCCCTTAATATAACAGTAGGTCCCTCATTGGAAGTGCTTCCAAACAGCAGCTTTTCTGTTGTACTCACTTCCTTTTGGAAAAGTTATTATGCTGCAGGATTCGTGTCTCATACCACTTCCTCCAGTTCAAACGGCGGCGTTTATGACTGGAGCACAACAGTTAGTAAAAGAATTTTCAAGAAAAGGTATTTCCCGGTTGATATAATGGACAGCGGTTTGTATTTTTTGCAGAGCCTTGTAGCTGTGAGAGTCAGTAAAAAATACACTGTTTTTAGCCATGTTGAAATTGATGAAAAGCCTGTTTCGAGTGGCTTCACATCTTTGATGAGAGCCCCAGCGGTAAAAACCCGTTTTTTCTTAGGTGCATTTGGGGTACTTTACctaagaaaaggacaaaaagttAGTCTTTTTACTGGCTATGTAGAACCTGGCGAGTCCTTTGGAAACAGGGCAGGTTCGGTGTTTTCAATGGCGAGGTTGCTAGCTCCAGCTCAACAGCCTGGTCTTTTTCAAACCCTAAAACATGTTCAAAGAAATTCTTTGCATTGTGGTGAACCAGTGATCAGCTATAGCTCAACTGCGGGGGATCAACTTGCATACGTACAAGGAAACGTTTTTAATCCAAATACAACTTTGCAGGGCTATGGGGACTTGACAACACCCTTGACGGGCACCTACCTTGTATCTTTAATATTTACAGTCAGTGGAAAAGTGCCTGAAAGTTTTACTGCCTGCATTGGATCCCGAAAATGTGCTGAATGTTATGTACAAGTTTCCGGTGCCCTCAGCCAATACCACAACACTTACGGATTGGTTGGGTTGGTAGGCATAACAGCGCATGAGCTCATTTCATTTTGCTTTAAGTCCAACCATACTTCTTTCACTTTAATGAGCGCTAAACGTTCCGTCCATTATTTGAGTGGACTGAACGTAAATAAAACATTTGAACTCAGGCATCGATCGGTTGCTTTTCCTTCGAGTGGATGGAACGAGTTAACCGAGTGGAAAACAAAAAGTGGCCAGTTGCTGCAAAGAGTTCATGTGGTTGTTGGGGGACTATACGTCCTTTGTGCTAACTTGGGAATGAAAGCTGCTGTGCCAGGGCTTGTTGGAGTGAAGTTTGAAGCAATAGGGTTGTCAAATGTAGAGTTAATATCCACTTTAGCCAGCGTTCAGGCAGATTCCACGGAATGGCTCAGTATTTCTGTAGTTTCTCGCCTTAATGCGTCTGAAGTGATTGCCGTTTCACAGTTCACGAGTTCGAGTTTGTTAAACATCGGAGACAACGCTACGTTCTTTGCTGCATTGTTAACAAACGAAAACGATAATGCTTGTTTATTGCTTCGGTCCCGTAAGAGCGTCTACGATGCTGGAAAATGGTGGCAAGGTATCGAGCAGTGGGCACCTGTTGATCAATTATGTCTGTCGCCAAACTCAGATGCGAGTAAAggaagatttgttgctgatatAGCTGGTGTATATTTTGTTACTGCTGCTGTTACAGTGCGGACCACAAGTGTAGTACACGAAAGCAG TTTGGTGGAACTCCTGCTATCAGTCAACGGAGATACAACAAATGGAAATGGTTTACGGGCCACAAAACAAGTTCCGAATGCTGGTTATTTTATTGTCCTTAGCCTGTCTGCTACCGTCCATCTGGAACCGTGGCAAACGTTATACCTAATGATCAGAAGCACTGGCGCTGGTTCATTTGAAGTTGTCAATGGAAGCACTTTTGGTGTTGCTTTGATAG AGGAAACAAAGTACTTCAAAAACGTGGCAACGAACATCGTTCAGTTTGACAATGGTCCTCAGATAATAAGTCACCCGCCACCGTCCATGAGTCTTGGAGATGATCTAGAATTAGCTGTTTCTTGGACTTGCGAAGCAGTTGCAAATGGCCCTGTGATGTATTCGTGGTTGAGAGACAAAAAG ACTGTAACATCCTCTCAAAACCTGACTCTGTTAAATGTCCAAGAGGCCGACTCTGGTCGATATGTCTGCATGGCGAAATATGACACCATTAAAGTTTTCTCCCACCTCGCTGAACTTGATGTCTTCG GAACCACCCCACAATTTGAGAGCAAGGAAGTAACTTATCCAGAGAACAGAAATATTTCCGTTCAACTTGCCGTCCGTGCTTTGGACAGGCAGCGAGCCCCCGCCAACGTCTCCGTCTCGATAATCAAGG GAAACAAGAATGGCGCTTTTGCACTTTCCCGGTcaataacaaaaggaaacatCTCTCTGATAAATCAAATCCCATTGGATTACGAGGCCACCAGATTGTACAGTTTAACACTCCTTGCTACTAACCTAGACACCAACAAAACAAGCACAGCCAATGTCACGATTATTTTAACAGATGTCAATGATAACCCACCGATATTCACCAGCAG AAATGAGACATCTGTCAAGGAAAACGTGGTAAGTGGTACCACCATCTTTCAAGTAAAAACCGTTGATGCAGACTTTGGCAACAATTCCATAGTAAGATATCATCTTCTGCCTGGTGAATATTCTGGAAAGTTTTCTATTGGTGTATCATCCGGGAATGTCACTCTGAATGGGGAGCTGGATTACGAAAACACGACTGAAGTCTTTCTTCGTATCCAAGCAACCGatggaaaatttctttcaaacacGACACTGTTTATAAATGTGGAAGACGTCAATGAtaattatccatatttcagCCAGAGTTCATATTCAGCTGTTGTGCCTGAAAACATTTCCGTCGGCTACATAGTAATCAGAGTAGCAGCAGAGGATAAAGACAGTGGATCAAATGGAAAACTAACGTACTCATTGGTGCAGGGGAAAAACGATACTGATGCACTTCTGAAAGAAACGTTTTCGGTAAATTCAACAAACGGAGCTATCacaagtttaaagaaaattaaGTTAAATGCGTCTCAAGAAGAATTCATGTTTCAAGTAAATGTGTCTGATAATGGCATTCCCAAGAAGTCAGTTTCCGCGAACGTTACAATTACTGTGAAAGATATCAATGATAACCCACCAATATTCATTTCAAG AAATAACACATCGGTCAGGGAAAATGTTGCAAATGGTACCATCATATTCCAGGTAAAAGCCGTTGATGCAGACTTTGGCAACAATTCCATAGTAACGTATCATCTGTTGCCTGGTGAATATTCTGGAAAGTTTTCTATTGGTACATCATCCGGGAATATTACTCTCGCTGGAGAGCTGGACTACGAAAACACGACTGAAGTCATTCTTCGTATCCAGGCAACGGACGGAAAATTTGTTTCGAACACAACGCTGTTTATAAATGTAGAAGATGTCAATGATAATTCTCCATATTTTAACGAGAGTTCATATTCAGCTGTTGTACCTGAAAACATCCCCATCGGCTACGTGGTAATCAGAGTAGCAGCACAGGATAGAGACAGTGGATCAAATGGACAATTAACATACTCATTGCAGCCAGAGCCACACCATGCCGATGCAAAATTTTCTATCAACGCTACAACTGGAGCCATCACAACGCGGGAAGTATTAAAAGTACACAATGTTCAAGAAACCTATAACTTCGTTGTTCAGGTCATTGATCATGGCAACCCGAGTTTAAAATCCGACACAAACCTCTCTATCATTGTTGAGGACATAAACGACTCACCTCCAGAATTCAAAGAATGCAAAAATTTTACTTCGCAAGGACCAGTCGGGGCAAGAACAACTATATCACGTGTTTCCGCTACTGATGCAGACTACGGATCAAATGCCGACATTGCTTATTCTCTCGATGTTTTAAACCCGAAAGTTTGCACAAATGAGTTTGAAATAGTTAATGATAGCAAGATACAAAACCTGGGAATGCTGGACTGGGGTTCGAATTGTACCATCAAAATCACTGCCAGCGATGGAGAAAACATAGTTTTTTGTGTTGTTGCTCTTCATGTTGACAAGAAGCCTGAGGAAACTGTAAACCTAGCTCAAACAG ATGAGTTGCCAAGAGGTACAATTGCCGTAATTGTTATcggcatttttctttttattacacTCGTATGTCTGTTGATTTGGTACTTCAGAGTGCACAGAAGACCACG GTATATCCTTCATCATCCAGAGGGACAGGAAATGTATAAA